In Hemicordylus capensis ecotype Gifberg chromosome 3, rHemCap1.1.pri, whole genome shotgun sequence, one DNA window encodes the following:
- the PARL gene encoding presenilins-associated rhomboid-like protein, mitochondrial, with amino-acid sequence MAWNCCSRVWFRQELWCGGTRVSRSPLYSQQRNGFRKQAQKTDPQRSNSEVSSKPQRSVLSPAAEDPVFQTSARSVKKLVKPFCFAVGFSGFAFGSAAIWQYEAVKFKVENYFQDTRADWMDKMRPQKGLSFRKQINLWWNSLSKGQRAVSGIIASNVLVFCLWRIPSLQRIMITYFTSNPASRVLCFPMLLSTFSHFSFLHMAANMYVLWSFSTSIVSLLGREQFMAMYLSAGVISTFASYVCKMATGRFGPSLGASGAIMTVLAAVCTKMPEAKLAIIFLPMFTFTAGNALKAIIAMDTVGLVLGWKFFDHAAHLGGALFGIWYVLYGNKLIWKNREPLVKIWHAVRTSGPRK; translated from the exons ATGGCGTGGAATTGCTGTTCTCGGGTCTGGTTTCGACAGGAGTTATGGTGTGGTGGGACCCGGGTATCGAG GTCTCCCCTGTATTCGCAACAGAGAAATGGATTCAGAAAACAAGCACAGAAGACTGATCCCCAGAGGTCTAACTCAGAAGTTAGTAGCAAGCCACAAAGAAGTGTTTTGTCTCCTGCAGCAGAAGATCCAGTCTTTCAAACATCTGCCCGTTCAGTGAAGAAGCTTGTAAAGCCATTTTGCTTTGCAGTTGGG TTTTCAGGCTTTGCTTTTGGATCAGCTGCTATTTGGCAATATGAAGCTGTTAAATTCAAGGTTGAAAATTATTTCCAAGATACTCGCGCAGACTGGATGGATAAGATGCGACCACAGAAAGGACTGAGCTTCAGAAAACAG ATTAACCTGTGGTGGAATAGTCTGAGCAAGGGGCAACGTGCTGTGTCAG GCATTATAGCTTCAAATGTCTTAGTATTCTGTTTATGGCGGATACCTTCTTTGCAGCGAATAATGATCACATATTTCACATCGAATCCAGCTTCTC GAGTTTTGTGCTTTCCCATGCTGCTGTCTACATTTAGTCATTTTTCATTTCTGCACATGGCAGCCAACATGTATGTTCTGTGGAGCTTTTCAACGAGTATAGTCTCTCTTTTGGGACGTGAGCAATTCATGGCAATGTATCTCTCTGCAG GGGTTATTTCCACATTTGCTAGTTATGTTTGCAAGATGGCCACAGGAAGATTCGGACCATCACTTGGAGCT TCAGGTGCTATAATGACCGTCCTTGCAGCGGTATGTACGAAGATGCCAGAAGCCAAGTTAGCCATTATATTTCTTCCAATGTTCACATTTACCGCTGGAAAT GCTTTAAAGGCCATTATTGCAATGGACACCGTAGGACTTGTTTTGGGTTGGAAATTCTTTGATCATGCAGCACACCTTGGGGGAGCCCTGTTTGGCAT ctggtaTGTACTATATGGGAATAAACTTATATGGAAGAACAGAGAACCACTTGTGAAGATTTGGCATGCAGTGAGGACTAGCGGCCCAAGAAAATGA
- the MAP6D1 gene encoding MAP6 domain-containing protein 1 isoform X2, giving the protein MAWPCISRVCCLARFWNQLDKSDLAVPLTIHNYSDIEEPAEEGADAAGGGGAPQQQQQPPRIPTGGSSRPPPQAHARAATPLPVSASAPSLQDSLAGTKRPSKKASGARGDHRKEPFAAETQYQQDFRAWPVKKRDALPWIGECRRVVPPGAPPEAAAPAPAPSSPAMIPGGSHHVYVLPTAGQEATARKYSGFKQMWSSSSPPGVPKTTSYRHEYRPWTGAKRPARPAKTKQGFIIPEDHFVQESSYKADFKAGI; this is encoded by the exons ATGGCCTGGCCCTGCATCAGCCGAGTGTGCTGCCTGGCGCGCTTCTGGAACCAGCTGGACAAGTCGGATCTGGCCGTGCCGCTCACCATCCACAATTACTCCGACATCGAGGAGCCGGCAGAGGAGGGGGCGGACGCGGCCGGCGGCGGGGGcgccccgcagcagcagcagcagccgccgcggaTCCCAACAGGTGGCAGCAGCCGTCCTCCTCCCCAGGCTCATGCACGGGCTGCCACGCCGTTGCCGGTGTCGGCGTCCGCCCCCTCGCTGCAGGACAGCCTGGCGGGCACCAAGAGGCCGTCGAAAAAAGCCAGCGGCGCCAGGGGCGACCACCGAAAGGAGCCGTTCGCCGCAGAGACCCAGTACCAGCAGGATTTCCGAGCGTGGCCAGTGAAGAAGCGGGACGCCCTGCCGTGGATCGGCGAGTGCAGGCGGGTGGTACCCCCGGGGGCGCCCCCTGAAGCTGCtgctcccgcccccgccccttcTTCTCCAGCCATGATCCCGGGGGGCTCCCATCATGTGTATGTGCTGCCGACAGCCGGGCAGGAGGCGACCGCCCGTAAGTACAGCGGCTTCAAGCAGATGTGGTCCTCCTCCTCGCCGCCAGGCGTCCCCAAGACCACCTCCTACAG GCATGAATATCGCCCCTGGACTGGAGCAAAACGTCCTGCAAGACCCGCAAAGACAAAACAAGGGTTCATTATTCCAGAGGATCATTTTGTGCAAGAATCTAGCTACAAGGCAGACTTTAAG gcaggaatctga
- the MAP6D1 gene encoding MAP6 domain-containing protein 1 isoform X1, whose translation MAWPCISRVCCLARFWNQLDKSDLAVPLTIHNYSDIEEPAEEGADAAGGGGAPQQQQQPPRIPTGGSSRPPPQAHARAATPLPVSASAPSLQDSLAGTKRPSKKASGARGDHRKEPFAAETQYQQDFRAWPVKKRDALPWIGECRRVVPPGAPPEAAAPAPAPSSPAMIPGGSHHVYVLPTAGQEATARKYSGFKQMWSSSSPPGVPKTTSYRHEYRPWTGAKRPARPAKTKQGFIIPEDHFVQESSYKADFKIPEVKAKFSPNPSAVFQAPSRILNV comes from the exons ATGGCCTGGCCCTGCATCAGCCGAGTGTGCTGCCTGGCGCGCTTCTGGAACCAGCTGGACAAGTCGGATCTGGCCGTGCCGCTCACCATCCACAATTACTCCGACATCGAGGAGCCGGCAGAGGAGGGGGCGGACGCGGCCGGCGGCGGGGGcgccccgcagcagcagcagcagccgccgcggaTCCCAACAGGTGGCAGCAGCCGTCCTCCTCCCCAGGCTCATGCACGGGCTGCCACGCCGTTGCCGGTGTCGGCGTCCGCCCCCTCGCTGCAGGACAGCCTGGCGGGCACCAAGAGGCCGTCGAAAAAAGCCAGCGGCGCCAGGGGCGACCACCGAAAGGAGCCGTTCGCCGCAGAGACCCAGTACCAGCAGGATTTCCGAGCGTGGCCAGTGAAGAAGCGGGACGCCCTGCCGTGGATCGGCGAGTGCAGGCGGGTGGTACCCCCGGGGGCGCCCCCTGAAGCTGCtgctcccgcccccgccccttcTTCTCCAGCCATGATCCCGGGGGGCTCCCATCATGTGTATGTGCTGCCGACAGCCGGGCAGGAGGCGACCGCCCGTAAGTACAGCGGCTTCAAGCAGATGTGGTCCTCCTCCTCGCCGCCAGGCGTCCCCAAGACCACCTCCTACAG GCATGAATATCGCCCCTGGACTGGAGCAAAACGTCCTGCAAGACCCGCAAAGACAAAACAAGGGTTCATTATTCCAGAGGATCATTTTGTGCAAGAATCTAGCTACAAGGCAGACTTTAAG